In Coregonus clupeaformis isolate EN_2021a chromosome 7, ASM2061545v1, whole genome shotgun sequence, one genomic interval encodes:
- the LOC121570180 gene encoding APC membrane recruitment protein 2-like translates to MEVQSECLEPPPHPPTPPCDPQPPGKINKAAFKLFGKRCSGMAGFFSFRNKGTNGNGNSENGNSENGNSVNGNTMGAANELVRSKTHDGLTSSETDGQIGEESGISEAGQVRSLSKSLSFFSLLRRGSVRANETTGFGRRGRGLKGFFSSMKWRRKEKVTEVEVEVAEAREMREADVILTEEVKDITLTLEPQPRPPQEDHGSSEAEQNTESAGTSPVNNATTPLTHSIAMTINLSEFPYTPSPSPLYSKPKTSISSVTATPPLDRCDPTSEPSVDRLCSLLFTDVTSLKSFDSLTGCGDIIADADEEGAGNGGGGNGGVGSATSSSSGEGGGGGIRSSISTHVTPSTPSPTSAPTPLPARARLMPSHSAPTQQPCGSSVVAYMGGGEEMASPDGVDDTDMQGLWHMLPSGGENSPTLLRPNSHLAPPRGTERKPPQVKSLGLSKIPVVGGGRVTKLPTHAACQTSLPNVKETKEEVPPQQDVPALRDEGYWDTPSATPTATPDNGFLRNQRLGLSCDSCSGNVLYDLYNEELDRSDEEDEEEDLTSTPSTSACEYKLRPLSRTSPPFSSSSSSFHSMKGSTSLPHESKIPLSVRQTTPPHSVSQSAIFPVLATTPPFDTPTHAPPPTRSRIPFSKVPVRRPGNKAGNTTQGPAPRK, encoded by the coding sequence ATGGAGGTTCAGTCAGAATGCCTGGAACCTCCTCCACATCCACCTACACCTCCATGCGACCCCCAGCCGCCAGGGAAGATCAACAAAGCAGCCTTCAAGCTGTTCGGAAAACGATGCTCTGGAATGGCTGGATTCTTCTCCTTCAGGAACAAAGGGACCAACGGGAACGGGAATTCTGAGAACGGGAATTCTGAGAATGGGAATTCTGTGAATGGGAATACTATGGGGGCGGCTAACGAGCTCGTCAGGAGTAAAACGCATGATGGACTAACGAGCTCGGAGACAGACGGACAGATAGGGGAGGAGTCCGGAATATCAGAGGCGGGACAGGTGAGGTCTCTCAGCAAATCACTGAGCTTCTTTTCGCTGCTCAGACGAGGAAGTGTAAGAGCCAATGAGACTACAGGGTttgggagaagggggaggggttTAAAAGGCTTCTTCAGTAGTATGAAATGGCGGCGGAAGGAGAAAGTGacggaggtagaggtggaggtagcGGAGGCAAGGGAGATGAGAGAGGCGGATGTGATTCTAACAGAAGAAGTGAAAGACATCACTCTGACCCTCGAACCCCAGCCCCGCCCACCCCAGGAGGATCATGGGAGCTCGGAGGCTGAGCAAAACACAGAATCGGCAGGAACCTCTCCCGTCAACAACGCCACGACACCACTCACGCACTCTATCGCCATGACGATAAACCTGTCAGAATTCCCCTATACGccatccccttctcctctctactcAAAACCCAAAACGTCAATTTCCTCTGTAACAGCCACCCCCCCTCTGGATCGGTGTGACCCCACCTCTGAACCCTCAGTGGACCGGCTCTGTTCACTCCTCTTCACTGACGTCACCTCACTCAAGAGCTTCGATTCGCTGACGGGGTGCGGTGACATCATCGCAGACGCAGATGAGGAGGGAGCAGGAAATGGGGGAGGAGGAAATGGAGGAGTAGGAAGTGCCACTAGCAGTAGCagtggggaaggagggggaggaggaatacGAAGCTCCATTTCTACCCATGTCACCCCTTccaccccctcccccacctccGCCCCTACCCCCCTCCCTGCCAGGGCACGGCTGATGCCCTCTCACTCTGCCCCGACTCAGCAGCCCTGTGGCAGCAGCGTGGTGGCCTACATGGGGGGTGGGGAGGAGATGGCCAGCCCTGATGGGGTGGATGACACAGACATGCAGGGGCTCTGGCACATGCTCCCCTCTGGGGGAGAAaactcccccaccctcctccgaCCCAACTCTCACCTGGCTCCCCCCAGGGGTACAGAGCGGAAACCCCCCCAGGTCAAGTCTCTGGGACTCAGCAAGATCCCTGTAGTGGGGGGAGGAAGGGTGACTAAACTCCCCACTCATGCCGCTTGTCAAACCTCCTTGCCCAATGTGAAGGAGACTAAGGAGGAAGTCCCGCCCCAACAGGACGTCCCGGCTCTTAGGGATGAGGGCTACTGGGATACGCCCTCTGCAACCCCCACAGCAACGCCTGACAACGGCTTCCTACGGAACCAGAGGCTTGGCCTATCGTGTGACAGCTGCTCTGGCAACGTGCTCTACGACCTCTACAACGAGGAATTGGACAGATCTGAtgaagaggatgaggaagaggatctGACGAGTACTCCTTCCACCTCCGCTTGTGAGTACAAACTCAGACCTCTGTCCCGGACTAGtcctcctttctcttcctcctcttcctctttccacTCGATGAAGGGAAGCACTAGCCTTCCCCACGAGTCCAAAATCCCTCTTAGTGTCAGACAGACCACACCCCCTCACTCTGTGAGCCAATCAGCTATTTTCCCTGTCCTCGCAACCACTCCTCCCTTTGACACACCCACCCATGCCCCTCCCCCAACCCGGTCCAGAATCCCTTTCTCCAAGGTGCCAGTCCGTCGCCCTGGGAACAAGGCTGGCAACACTACACAAGGGCCAGCCCCCAGGAAGTAG
- the LOC123491271 gene encoding splicing factor 3A subunit 2-like: MSPSSHQGWGTKLTCGIHSGVHFTPHPPIRSTLHPPSPNQEYTSPPIPIRSTLHPPSPNQEYTSPPIPKSGVHFTPIPQSGEHFTPIPQSGVHFTPIPQSGVHFIPKSEVHFIPKSGIHFTPISKSGVHFTPNPQILVQFTPHAQIRRTLQPPSPNQECTSPPIPKSGVHFTPIPQSGEHFNPHPPIRSALHPHPPIRSALHPHPPIRSTLHPQSPNPGTIHPPCPNQENTSTPIPQSGVHFTLHPQIRSTLHSSSTNQKYTSPPILKSGVHFTLHPQIRSTLHPPPPKSGVHFTLHPPNQENTSHSCSLVLLLIYTIRSYRPIDNEI; this comes from the exons atgagcccatcctcccacCA GGGGTGGGGGACGAAGCTTACCTGTGGCATACATTCAGGAGTACACTTCACCCCCCATCCCCCAATCAGGAGTACACTTCACCCCCCATCCCCCAATCAGGAGTACACTTCACCCCCCATCCCAATCAGGAGTACACTTCACCCCCCATCCCCCAATCAGGAGTACACTTCACCTCCCATCCCCAAATCAGGAGTACACTTCACCCCCATCCCCCAATCAGGAGAACACTTCACCCCCATCCCCCAATCAGGAGTACACTTCACCCCCATCCCCCAATCAGGAGTACACTTCATCCCCAAATCAGAAGTACATTTCATCCCCAAATCAGGAATACATTTCACCCCCATCTCCAAATCAGGAGTACACTTCACCCCCAATCCCCAAATCCTGGTACAATTCACCCCCCATGCCCAAATCAGGAGAACACTTCAACCCCCATCCCCCAATCAGGAGTGCACTTCACCTCCCATCCCCAAATCAGGAGTACACTTCACCCCCATCCCCCAATCAGGAGAACACTTCAACCCCCATCCCCCAATCAGGAGTGCACTTCACCCTCATCCCCCAATCAGGAGTGCACTTCACCCCCATCCCCCAATCAGGAGTACACTTCACCCCCAATCCCCAAATCCTGGTACAATTCACCCCCCATGCCCAAATCAGGAGAACACTTCAACCCCCATCCCCCAATCAGGAGTGCACTTCACCCTCCACCCCCAAATCAGGAGTACACTTCATTCTTCATCCACCAATCAGAAGTACACTTCACCTCCCATCCTCAAGTCAGGAGTACACTTCACCCTCCACCCCCAAATCAGGAGTACACTTCACCCTCCACCCCCCAAATCAGGAGTACACTTCACCCTCCACCCCCCAAATCAG GAAAACACTTCACACTCTTGTTCTCTCGTCCTGCTGTTAATCTATACCATCAGGAGTTACAGACCTATAGACAATGAGATCTGA